A genome region from Nicotiana tabacum cultivar K326 chromosome 13, ASM71507v2, whole genome shotgun sequence includes the following:
- the LOC142168290 gene encoding serine/threonine-protein phosphatase 7 long form homolog, protein MEVPHVHPGPASLELLLLQAEHRSSYIWEGQCLAQTFRAIRVDDMWYFLKAQPLHPRIVRRLQDTSFYKIIEIGRLQLDWSLITALIEWWRPDTHTFHLPIGEATITLQDVEVLYGLSVDGHPVVYPHALREYTGLQYLEILQRLTSFQQAEEAALSGASRL, encoded by the coding sequence ATGGAGGTTCCGCATGTGCATCCCGGACCTGCATCGCTAGAGCTACTGTTGCTACAGGCCGAGCATAGGTCTTCGTACATATGGGAGGGGCAGTGTTTGGCCCAGACATTCCGCGCTATACGCGTAGATGATATGTGGTACTTTCTTAAGGCCCAACCACTCCATCCTCGTATAGTCAGACGCCTTCAGGATACGAGTTTCTACAAGATCATAGAGATTGGGCGGTTGCAGTTGGACTGGTCGTTGATCACGGCTTTGATAGAGTGGTGGAGACCAGATACACACACGTTTCATTTACCCATTGGTGAGGCTACTATCACGCTTCAGGACGTGGAGGTTTTGTATGGGCTGTCGGTTGATGGACATCCCGTAGTTTACCCACATGCTCTCAGAGAATATACGGGATTGCAGTACCTGGAGATATTGCAGCGACTCACCAGTTTCCAGCAAGCAGAGGAGGCTGCATTGAGTGGGGCCAGTCGTTTGTAG